From Pseudomonas sp. StFLB209, a single genomic window includes:
- a CDS encoding IS3 family transposase (programmed frameshift), whose protein sequence is MTKQRRTFSAEFKREAAGLVLDQGYSHIEASRSLGVVESALRRWVNQLQQERNGVTPQSKALTPEQQKIQELEARIARLEREKSIFKKGYRALDVGRTRAHALIDQLSSQEPVDWLCAIFDVTRSCYYAYRIRRRTPDVERLRLRSRVNELFTQSRSAAGSRSIVSMMQEDGEQIGRFKMRGLMRELALVSKQPGSHAYKQATVERPDIPNILNREFEVPAPNQVWCGDITYIWAQGKWHYLAVALDLYARRVVGWALSSKPDADLVIKALDMAYEQRGRPQGLLFHSDQGSQYGSRAFRQRLWRYRMRQSMSRRGNCWDNAPMERMFRSLKTEWIPTVGYMTVQEAHRDISHYLTHRYNWIRPHQFNGGLAPAQAEKKLNVVSGIS, encoded by the exons GCTATAGCCATATCGAAGCCAGCCGTTCACTTGGGGTTGTCGAATCCGCGCTGCGTCGCTGGGTCAACCAGCTTCAGCAAGAGCGCAATGGCGTCACGCCCCAGAGCAAAGCCCTGACGCCCGAGCAGCAGAAAATCCAAGAGCTGGAAGCTCGGATCGCTCGTCTTGAGCGGGAGAAATCCATTT TTAAAAAAGGCTACCGCGCTCTTGATGTCGGAAGAACACGAGCGCATGCGCTGATTGATCAACTGAGCTCCCAAGAGCCGGTCGATTGGCTTTGCGCAATCTTTGATGTCACGCGTTCGTGTTACTACGCCTATCGCATCCGACGTCGAACTCCGGACGTTGAGCGACTTCGGTTACGCAGTCGAGTCAACGAACTGTTTACGCAGAGTCGAAGCGCTGCCGGCAGCCGCAGCATCGTGTCGATGATGCAGGAAGATGGCGAGCAAATCGGGCGGTTCAAGATGCGTGGCCTGATGCGGGAACTGGCGTTGGTCAGCAAACAACCGGGATCACATGCCTACAAACAAGCGACGGTTGAGCGGCCGGATATTCCGAACATCTTGAATCGAGAGTTTGAAGTTCCGGCTCCCAACCAGGTCTGGTGTGGCGATATCACCTACATCTGGGCTCAAGGGAAATGGCATTACCTGGCTGTCGCGCTGGATCTCTACGCACGCCGAGTTGTAGGCTGGGCACTGTCGAGCAAACCCGACGCGGACTTGGTGATCAAGGCGTTGGATATGGCTTACGAGCAGCGTGGCAGGCCTCAAGGACTGCTATTCCACTCGGATCAGGGCTCGCAATATGGCAGCCGAGCGTTCCGCCAACGGCTTTGGCGTTACCGCATGCGCCAGAGCATGAGTCGTCGTGGAAACTGCTGGGATAATGCGCCGATGGAACGTATGTTTCGCAGCTTGAAAACTGAGTGGATACCGACCGTGGGCTACATGACGGTACAAGAGGCACACCGAGACATCAGCCATTACCTGACGCATCGCTACAACTGGATTCGACCGCATCAGTTCAACGGTGGGCTGGCTCCGGCTCAGGCCGAGAAAAAACTTAACGTCGTGTCCGGGATCAGTTGA